A single genomic interval of Streptomyces graminofaciens harbors:
- a CDS encoding HAD family acid phosphatase, with the protein MMASGAGRRITTIAAVVALGLGGTVTAAAPAIAAPAQAASTAAAAEVDYATWQKDVKAVIDTATPYITTRTANASGKKLAIVFDIDNTTLESHYTPWYQLPTPALKPSLELATYAKSRGVSVFFVTARPGIIESVTKWNLKTVGYPVDGLYVRDLPDLFAEVAAYKTASRADIESDGYTIIANVGNNTTDLVGGHAERTFKLPDYDGLLD; encoded by the coding sequence ATGATGGCAAGCGGTGCGGGACGCCGGATCACGACGATCGCCGCGGTGGTGGCCCTGGGGCTCGGCGGGACGGTGACCGCCGCCGCACCGGCGATCGCGGCGCCCGCGCAGGCGGCGAGCACGGCGGCGGCCGCCGAGGTCGACTACGCGACCTGGCAGAAGGACGTCAAGGCCGTCATCGACACGGCCACGCCGTACATCACGACGCGCACCGCGAACGCCTCCGGGAAGAAGCTGGCGATCGTCTTCGACATCGACAACACCACGCTCGAGTCGCACTACACGCCCTGGTACCAATTGCCCACCCCGGCGCTGAAGCCCTCCCTGGAGCTGGCCACGTACGCCAAGTCCCGCGGTGTCTCCGTCTTCTTCGTGACCGCCCGCCCCGGCATCATCGAGAGCGTCACCAAGTGGAACCTGAAGACCGTCGGCTACCCCGTCGACGGCCTCTACGTCCGCGACCTGCCCGACCTGTTCGCCGAGGTCGCCGCCTACAAGACCGCCTCCCGCGCGGACATCGAGTCGGACGGCTACACGATCATCGCCAACGTCGGCAACAACACCACCGACCTGGTCGGCGGCCACGCCGAGCGCACCTTCAAGCTGCCCGACTACGACGGCCTGCTCGACTGA
- a CDS encoding response regulator: MTDRSPIRVLIADDQDMVRTGFRFFLDAQPDMTVVAEAADGEAAVRLARELRPDVCLLDIRMPKLDGLEATRLLAGPEVADPLRVVVVTTFDLDEYVYGALRGGACGFLLKDSGPTLLAEAVRAAAVGDSLVSPSVTIRLLKHLTAEPARGQERGAVPAAPSRPQEPLTDRELDVVRLVALGNTNAEIAASMFVSLSTVKTHLASIQLKLAARNRVEIAAWAWRTGHARDGS; this comes from the coding sequence ATGACCGACCGCAGCCCGATCCGTGTGCTGATCGCCGACGACCAGGACATGGTCCGCACCGGCTTCCGTTTCTTCCTCGACGCGCAGCCGGACATGACCGTGGTCGCCGAGGCCGCCGACGGCGAGGCGGCCGTGCGGCTGGCCCGCGAACTGCGGCCCGACGTCTGCCTGTTGGACATCCGTATGCCCAAGCTGGACGGCCTGGAGGCCACCCGGCTGCTGGCCGGGCCGGAGGTCGCCGATCCGCTGCGGGTGGTCGTGGTGACCACCTTCGACCTCGACGAGTACGTGTACGGGGCGCTGCGCGGCGGCGCCTGCGGCTTCCTGCTCAAGGACTCGGGACCGACCCTGCTGGCCGAGGCCGTGCGGGCGGCCGCGGTGGGCGACTCGCTGGTGTCGCCGTCCGTCACGATCCGACTGCTGAAGCACCTCACGGCCGAACCGGCACGGGGCCAGGAGCGGGGGGCGGTTCCGGCCGCGCCGTCGCGCCCTCAGGAACCGCTGACCGACCGCGAGCTGGATGTCGTACGTCTGGTGGCCCTCGGGAATACGAACGCCGAGATCGCCGCGTCGATGTTCGTCTCGCTGTCCACGGTCAAGACGCACCTGGCGAGCATTCAGCTCAAGCTCGCCGCCCGGAACCGGGTCGAGATCGCGGCCTGGGCCTGGCGTACCGGCCACGCGCGCGACGGTTCCTGA
- a CDS encoding GNAT family N-acetyltransferase: MAIEWIRLQLDSTDFDLARFRPYVDKCRTSGIRLTTLSELGDTPENRRALYELNKECSADIPERGEFHTFDEYHRLRIDVPSYDPRGVVLALDGEEWIGMAATSDHRGSGYVFNEMTGVRAGHRGRGVSIAMKTFGIGFAGLCGVSTIRTLHHPANTPAIAMNRTLGYVDADW; the protein is encoded by the coding sequence ATGGCGATCGAATGGATCCGGCTGCAACTGGACTCCACCGACTTCGACCTGGCGCGTTTCCGGCCGTATGTCGACAAGTGCCGTACCTCCGGGATCCGTCTGACGACGCTCTCCGAACTGGGCGACACCCCGGAAAACCGTAGGGCGCTGTATGAACTCAACAAGGAGTGCTCGGCGGACATCCCGGAGCGCGGCGAGTTCCACACCTTCGACGAGTACCACCGGCTCCGCATCGACGTGCCCTCCTACGACCCGCGCGGTGTCGTGCTGGCGTTGGACGGCGAGGAGTGGATCGGGATGGCGGCGACCTCGGACCACCGCGGGTCGGGGTATGTGTTCAACGAGATGACGGGGGTCCGGGCCGGCCATCGGGGGCGGGGTGTCTCGATCGCGATGAAGACGTTCGGCATCGGGTTCGCCGGGTTGTGCGGGGTGAGCACGATCCGTACGCTCCACCACCCGGCCAACACGCCCGCGATCGCCATGAACCGGACCTTGGGATACGTCGACGCCGACTGGTGA
- a CDS encoding S1 family peptidase, with protein MRHARRRVVKRVARLVAVGGVLCGGLMVTQAAMATEPADTPPVTQSSTFAAAGTGVGLVSELGTSRTAGTWLAKDGRPVVAVTDEKAAAEVKQAGARPKMVEYSAKDLRSATAALRSAPRVSGTSWAIDPASNEVVVRADSTVSKSDWSKLTDLAEGIGGSVRMERTEGTYTMRLNGAQPIFGTGGRCSIGFNVTNGENDFMLTAGHCGPGGSVWFADNQGQREIGRTITSDFPGADYSLVQYLQDQPSNKTNVVEVGDDEGVQITSVGEATVGQRVFRSGSTSGLADGEVTGLDATVNYPEGTVTGLIETTVCAEPGDSGGPLFSEGVALGVTSGGNGDCEQGGTTFFQPLTKALDALNVRLAGLPEAAGTPTAGADDPSDQGAAAPGAAEPGAVQPVENDGAGSTLLERLADPRNVGPGLLVVAGSLVALAATRFIRTENDRNAYRRQYSQSWG; from the coding sequence ATGAGGCACGCACGACGACGAGTCGTGAAGCGAGTGGCACGGCTGGTGGCCGTCGGTGGGGTGCTCTGCGGAGGCCTGATGGTCACACAGGCGGCGATGGCGACCGAGCCCGCCGATACGCCGCCGGTGACACAGAGCTCGACCTTCGCCGCGGCCGGCACCGGCGTCGGCCTGGTGAGCGAGCTGGGCACCTCCCGTACGGCGGGCACCTGGCTCGCCAAGGACGGGCGCCCGGTCGTCGCGGTCACCGACGAGAAGGCCGCCGCCGAGGTCAAGCAGGCCGGTGCGCGCCCCAAGATGGTCGAGTACAGCGCCAAGGACCTGAGGTCCGCGACGGCCGCGCTGCGTTCGGCGCCCCGGGTCTCGGGCACCTCCTGGGCCATCGACCCGGCCTCCAACGAGGTCGTGGTGCGGGCCGACAGCACGGTCTCCAAGTCGGACTGGTCCAAGCTGACGGATCTCGCCGAGGGCATCGGCGGTTCGGTGCGGATGGAGCGCACCGAGGGCACGTACACCATGCGACTGAACGGCGCCCAGCCGATCTTCGGGACCGGCGGCCGCTGTTCCATCGGCTTCAACGTGACCAACGGCGAGAACGACTTCATGCTCACCGCCGGGCACTGCGGTCCGGGTGGTTCCGTGTGGTTCGCGGACAACCAGGGGCAGCGGGAGATCGGCCGGACGATCACGTCGGACTTCCCCGGCGCCGACTACTCCCTCGTGCAGTACCTCCAGGACCAGCCCAGCAACAAGACCAACGTCGTGGAGGTCGGCGACGACGAGGGCGTGCAGATCACCTCGGTCGGCGAGGCGACGGTGGGCCAGCGGGTGTTCCGCAGCGGCAGCACCAGCGGCCTCGCGGACGGCGAGGTGACCGGGCTCGACGCGACGGTGAACTACCCCGAGGGCACGGTGACGGGGCTCATCGAGACCACGGTGTGCGCCGAACCGGGCGACAGCGGCGGCCCGTTGTTCTCGGAGGGGGTCGCCCTGGGCGTGACCTCGGGCGGCAACGGCGACTGCGAGCAGGGCGGTACGACGTTCTTCCAGCCGCTGACGAAGGCGCTCGACGCGCTGAACGTGCGGTTGGCGGGTCTGCCGGAGGCGGCCGGCACTCCGACCGCCGGGGCCGACGATCCGTCTGACCAGGGTGCCGCGGCGCCGGGGGCCGCCGAGCCGGGCGCGGTGCAGCCGGTGGAGAACGACGGGGCCGGATCGACGCTCCTGGAGCGGCTGGCCGATCCGCGGAACGTGGGGCCCGGGCTGCTGGTCGTCGCGGGAAGCCTGGTGGCGCTGGCGGCGACGAGGTTCATCCGCACGGAGAACGACCGGAACGCGTATCGGCGGCAGTATTCGCAGAGTTGGGGCTGA
- a CDS encoding peptidoglycan-binding domain-containing protein has translation MSVPPEPGQRVKRTTIEPTYVIRRRRTEALAELLREMELYKGTTLPDDEYETVAVPPVADQEQDPDTEAARIRSQARSREQFLAEPEEEEPETEELPPVVVGEDFTGDSVPRGRRRSAEPRRGPGLKRAAAVVAVGAAALIGFGAALLVPGGEKNEEARTPTPTPTPTASAPAPAPSAPADDNDPDGPGTLREGDSGPAVSELQQRLRRIPNVYDQGATSGTYDTVLKEAVARFQLWYGIRGDETGVYGNDTRQDLESRTDL, from the coding sequence GTGTCTGTACCGCCCGAACCCGGGCAGAGGGTCAAGCGCACCACGATCGAGCCCACCTATGTGATCCGGCGCCGCCGCACCGAGGCCCTGGCCGAGCTGCTGCGCGAGATGGAGCTGTACAAGGGGACGACCCTCCCGGACGACGAGTACGAGACCGTCGCCGTACCACCCGTGGCGGACCAGGAACAGGACCCGGACACGGAGGCGGCCCGCATCCGGTCGCAGGCCCGGTCCCGGGAGCAGTTCCTGGCCGAACCGGAGGAAGAGGAACCCGAGACCGAGGAGCTTCCCCCGGTCGTCGTCGGCGAGGACTTCACCGGCGACAGCGTCCCGCGCGGCAGACGCCGCAGTGCCGAGCCCCGCCGTGGCCCGGGCCTCAAGCGCGCCGCGGCGGTCGTGGCCGTCGGCGCGGCCGCCCTGATCGGCTTCGGCGCCGCACTGCTCGTACCCGGCGGCGAGAAGAACGAGGAGGCCCGCACCCCCACGCCCACCCCCACCCCGACCGCGTCGGCCCCCGCCCCCGCCCCCTCGGCCCCGGCCGACGACAACGACCCGGACGGCCCAGGCACCCTTCGCGAGGGCGACAGCGGCCCGGCGGTGTCCGAACTGCAGCAGCGCCTGCGACGCATCCCGAACGTGTACGACCAGGGAGCCACCTCCGGCACGTACGACACCGTACTGAAGGAGGCGGTGGCGCGTTTCCAGCTCTGGTACGGCATCCGGGGCGACGAAACGGGCGTCTACGGCAACGACACCCGCCAGGACCTGGAATCCCGCACCGACCTCTAG
- a CDS encoding PPOX class F420-dependent oxidoreductase, giving the protein MAETTLDALAAGKYLLITTYRKNGTAVATPVWVVRDGDALGIWTVADSWKVKRIRNRADVLVGPCDLRGNPTGDSVPARAEILDASGVSHYRRLLARKYGVLGRLTLLGSRLRRGTDGTVGIRVTLTD; this is encoded by the coding sequence ATGGCCGAGACCACGCTCGACGCGCTCGCCGCGGGCAAATACCTGCTGATCACCACCTACCGCAAGAACGGCACCGCCGTCGCGACCCCGGTGTGGGTGGTGCGGGACGGTGACGCGCTGGGGATCTGGACGGTCGCGGACTCCTGGAAGGTCAAGCGGATCCGCAACCGCGCCGATGTCCTCGTCGGCCCCTGCGATCTGCGCGGCAACCCCACCGGCGACTCCGTCCCCGCCCGCGCCGAGATCCTCGACGCGAGCGGCGTCTCCCACTACCGTCGGCTGCTCGCCCGCAAGTACGGCGTCCTCGGCCGCCTCACCCTCCTCGGCAGCCGGCTGCGCCGGGGCACGGACGGCACGGTCGGCATCCGCGTCACCCTCACCGACTGA
- a CDS encoding ABC transporter ATP-binding protein — protein sequence MSTVLAGHGLIKKYGSTNALAGVDVEVGARESLAIMGPSGSGKSTLLHTLAGIIRPDGGQVLLRGERIDHWGENRLSALRRKRFGFVFQFGQLLPELPAEENVALPLMLEGVPRRQAVKQARRWFAPLGLAGLEQRRPGQLSGGQAQRVAIARALAVEPDVVFADEPTGALDQATGEEVIRLLTSVTRDQGASLVMVTHDAEVAAHCDRVLQVRDGRISGHSQYTVA from the coding sequence ATGAGCACCGTCCTGGCCGGTCACGGCCTCATCAAGAAGTACGGCTCCACCAACGCCCTCGCCGGGGTCGACGTGGAGGTCGGCGCACGCGAGTCCCTCGCGATCATGGGCCCCTCGGGCTCCGGCAAGTCCACCCTCCTGCACACCCTCGCGGGCATCATCCGGCCCGACGGCGGTCAGGTCCTGCTGCGCGGCGAACGTATCGACCACTGGGGCGAGAACCGGCTCAGCGCCCTGCGCCGCAAGCGGTTCGGCTTCGTCTTCCAGTTCGGCCAGCTGCTGCCCGAACTGCCCGCCGAGGAGAACGTGGCGCTGCCGCTGATGCTGGAGGGCGTCCCACGCCGACAGGCGGTCAAGCAGGCCCGCCGCTGGTTCGCGCCGCTGGGCCTCGCCGGTCTGGAGCAGCGCCGGCCGGGCCAGCTGTCCGGCGGCCAGGCCCAGCGGGTGGCGATCGCCCGCGCCCTGGCGGTGGAACCGGACGTGGTCTTCGCGGACGAGCCCACCGGAGCCCTCGACCAGGCCACCGGCGAGGAGGTCATCCGCCTGCTCACGTCGGTCACCCGCGACCAGGGCGCCTCCCTGGTGATGGTCACGCACGACGCGGAGGTCGCGGCCCACTGCGACCGTGTCCTCCAGGTGCGGGACGGCCGGATCAGCGGACACAGCCAGTACACGGTGGCTTGA
- a CDS encoding sensor histidine kinase encodes MNLALDTKESAVGTERPRRPAKAGCVRVGGVVALFLLCGTDFLMLGTEEDTAYLWLHLFAQVIGLVALLWPERRRPAWLTPQLRTGVPALAAAANIVTLLVAGQKGGFGPGQAAVLLSLLMVAVRTCPPGWALACGLLDGIVLLALPLPYYAVQPDGSFYGVLALLLLFTGVTAGLAAYLRTLDHRRNQAVTETRRAERLAMAADLHDFVAHHVTGILVQTQVARMMTTTQPERLDPVLAGIERAATEALASMRRTVGVLRDHDDEPETADRRPAGDLAGIDELVRGFDGVGGVDGHTAVLHLAPGVPDDLPHEVQAAAFRVVQEALTNVRRHAADATEVTVGLHYDGGALRVAVRDDGRGGARLPEAARGGGFGLVGLNERVTALGGRIQARRRADGPGWEVVAALPVTGTRTR; translated from the coding sequence GTGAACCTCGCGCTCGACACCAAGGAATCCGCAGTCGGCACCGAACGGCCGAGGCGCCCCGCGAAGGCGGGCTGCGTACGCGTCGGCGGCGTCGTGGCCCTGTTCCTGCTCTGCGGGACCGACTTCCTCATGCTGGGGACGGAGGAGGACACCGCCTATCTGTGGCTGCATCTGTTCGCCCAGGTGATCGGCCTCGTCGCGCTGCTGTGGCCCGAGCGCCGCCGACCCGCCTGGCTCACCCCGCAGCTGCGGACCGGCGTGCCCGCCCTCGCCGCCGCCGCCAACATCGTGACCTTGCTCGTGGCCGGGCAGAAGGGCGGCTTCGGACCCGGCCAGGCGGCCGTTCTGCTGAGCCTGCTGATGGTCGCCGTCCGCACCTGTCCGCCCGGCTGGGCGCTGGCCTGCGGGCTGCTCGACGGCATCGTCCTGCTGGCGCTCCCGCTGCCGTACTACGCCGTCCAGCCGGACGGCAGCTTCTACGGCGTGCTCGCCCTGCTCCTGCTGTTCACCGGTGTCACGGCGGGCCTCGCCGCCTATCTGCGCACCCTCGACCACCGCCGGAATCAGGCCGTCACCGAGACCCGGCGCGCCGAACGGCTCGCCATGGCCGCCGACCTGCACGACTTCGTGGCCCACCACGTCACCGGGATCCTGGTGCAGACGCAGGTCGCGCGGATGATGACCACCACCCAGCCCGAGCGCTTGGACCCCGTGCTCGCGGGCATCGAGCGGGCCGCCACCGAGGCGCTGGCCTCGATGCGCCGCACGGTCGGGGTGCTCCGGGACCACGACGACGAACCGGAGACCGCCGACCGGCGCCCGGCCGGCGACCTGGCCGGCATCGACGAACTGGTCCGTGGCTTCGACGGTGTCGGCGGAGTCGACGGACACACGGCCGTTCTGCACCTCGCCCCCGGCGTCCCCGACGACCTGCCGCACGAGGTCCAGGCCGCCGCCTTCCGCGTGGTCCAGGAGGCCCTGACCAACGTCCGTCGGCACGCCGCCGACGCCACCGAGGTCACGGTCGGCCTCCACTACGACGGCGGTGCCCTGCGGGTCGCGGTACGCGACGACGGCCGTGGCGGCGCCCGCCTCCCGGAGGCGGCCCGGGGCGGCGGCTTCGGCCTCGTCGGCCTCAACGAACGCGTCACCGCGCTCGGCGGCCGCATCCAGGCCCGCCGCCGCGCGGACGGTCCCGGCTGGGAGGTCGTCGCGGCGCTCCCGGTGACCGGCACCCGGACGCGCTGA
- a CDS encoding SAM-dependent methyltransferase → MTENPAASGVPFSALNSRIVTTRPVAARIWNYWLGGRDYYEVDRKAGDEIRRLHPSILDYARADRQFLRRAVRHLAADVGVRQFLDIGAGLPTAENTHEVAQRIAPDSRIVYVDNDPLVLVHARALLTSAPEGRTDHIDADVRDVDSILEQAASTLDLGRPVALMLLDVMAFIGDDEDPSGIVRRFLDALAPGSHLMLSHTITRPDLYEVDTAVAWWNAHGTPRLTQRTPQTVARFFDGLDVLDPGVVSCSRWRPDDPDGSDQEEVAMYCGVGRKR, encoded by the coding sequence GTGACAGAGAACCCGGCAGCCTCGGGCGTCCCCTTCTCGGCGCTGAACAGTCGCATCGTGACCACGCGGCCGGTCGCGGCGCGGATCTGGAACTACTGGCTCGGCGGCAGGGACTACTACGAGGTCGACCGGAAGGCCGGGGACGAGATACGCCGACTGCATCCGAGCATCCTCGACTACGCCCGCGCGGACCGGCAGTTCCTGCGGCGGGCCGTGCGTCATCTGGCCGCCGACGTGGGGGTCCGGCAGTTCCTGGACATCGGCGCCGGACTGCCGACCGCGGAGAACACCCACGAGGTCGCCCAGCGCATCGCCCCGGACTCGCGGATCGTCTACGTCGACAACGACCCGCTGGTGCTGGTACACGCCCGCGCCCTGCTGACGAGCGCGCCCGAGGGCCGTACGGACCACATCGACGCGGACGTGCGCGACGTCGACTCGATCCTCGAACAGGCCGCGAGCACCCTGGACCTGGGCCGGCCGGTCGCGCTGATGCTGCTCGACGTGATGGCCTTCATCGGCGACGACGAGGACCCGTCCGGCATCGTGCGCCGGTTCCTCGACGCGCTGGCCCCGGGCAGCCATCTGATGCTCTCGCACACGATCACCCGCCCCGACCTGTACGAGGTCGACACGGCGGTCGCGTGGTGGAACGCGCACGGCACGCCGAGGCTGACCCAGCGCACACCTCAGACGGTGGCCCGGTTCTTCGACGGGCTGGACGTCCTCGACCCGGGAGTCGTCTCCTGCTCCCGCTGGCGCCCGGACGACCCGGACGGCTCCGATCAGGAGGAAGTGGCCATGTACTGCGGAGTGGGGCGCAAGCGCTGA
- a CDS encoding FtsX-like permease family protein produces MPSPVLPLAWHLTRASGRRGLQSHLLSAAAAAAGALVLLLLLASYLGSGTRADRTAWRLPDAVPAKEATAVQTTGTTYVGHRPVTVVSLAQLPNRPTTPAPPGLIRFPAPGQVYLSPALAKLMDELPAKRLANRFPTKNGYGTIGEAGLAAPEELVAVMGRAPADPAITRAPEGGDFDTQTARGRVAGFDGTKASMFTAFDQQAAVLGGALLVVPVIVLASAAGRLGAARREQRLAALRLAGATPRQILAMTGAESAAVGLAGGLVGALAYVLLLPVLAQVPYGIGTWFAGQLWVGVPWLGAVVAVVAVLTSVSAMTTLRGVARSPLGVAQQADPRRTRLIRLVLFAAVGLYVVVTAHGGSLTAGQSIALVVLVYGAFWMLGPWVVDMLGRVLSRFARRPATLLAARRLSDDPRGAWRTVSGLVLAGLVAGFFTVGQVGIVGMDYPGQVAVRAEHASPRELAGQARELLAGAGVKATVKTASADDWDGLLNGSKGVVAHVEGGRAQLDAATTALSSISPGNQPFTQDHVNAEGDVTTRLIGEMGLAVLALGFLVAAASAGLTAAATVLDRRRVYGLLRLAGTPLKVLDRARIRETALPLVVLAGGTTATGIYAGLKVNDMFHLSPGSSGAVRLAICVGLGTVTMFAALAGSRPLLRRVTAERAQDPD; encoded by the coding sequence ATGCCCTCCCCCGTACTGCCGTTGGCTTGGCACCTGACCCGCGCCTCCGGCCGCCGAGGCCTCCAGAGCCACCTGCTCTCCGCCGCGGCGGCAGCCGCCGGTGCCCTCGTCCTGCTGCTGCTCCTCGCCTCGTACCTCGGCTCCGGCACCCGCGCCGACCGCACGGCCTGGCGCCTGCCGGACGCCGTACCCGCCAAGGAGGCGACGGCCGTCCAGACGACGGGCACCACCTACGTGGGCCACCGCCCCGTGACCGTCGTGTCCCTCGCCCAGCTGCCGAACCGACCGACGACCCCCGCCCCACCCGGCCTGATACGCTTCCCCGCCCCCGGGCAGGTCTACCTCTCCCCCGCCCTGGCGAAGCTGATGGACGAGCTGCCCGCGAAGCGGCTCGCGAACCGCTTCCCCACGAAGAACGGCTACGGCACGATCGGCGAGGCCGGTCTCGCGGCGCCCGAGGAACTGGTCGCCGTGATGGGCCGCGCTCCCGCCGACCCGGCGATCACGCGCGCACCGGAGGGCGGCGACTTCGACACCCAGACGGCTCGCGGTCGGGTCGCCGGCTTCGACGGCACGAAGGCGAGCATGTTCACCGCCTTCGACCAGCAGGCCGCGGTGCTCGGCGGAGCCCTCCTCGTCGTCCCCGTGATCGTGCTGGCGTCGGCGGCCGGGCGGCTCGGTGCCGCGCGGCGCGAGCAGCGGCTGGCGGCGCTGCGGCTGGCCGGGGCGACGCCGAGGCAGATCCTCGCCATGACGGGCGCCGAGTCGGCCGCGGTGGGGCTCGCCGGAGGCCTGGTCGGCGCGTTGGCGTACGTACTGCTGCTGCCGGTGCTGGCTCAGGTGCCCTACGGCATCGGGACCTGGTTCGCGGGGCAGTTGTGGGTGGGCGTGCCGTGGCTGGGGGCCGTGGTCGCGGTCGTCGCCGTGCTCACCTCGGTCAGCGCGATGACGACGCTGCGCGGGGTGGCCCGTTCGCCGCTGGGGGTCGCGCAGCAGGCCGATCCGCGCCGGACGCGGCTGATCCGGCTGGTGCTGTTCGCCGCCGTCGGGCTGTACGTGGTGGTCACCGCCCACGGTGGCTCGCTGACCGCGGGCCAGTCGATCGCGCTGGTCGTCCTGGTGTACGGGGCGTTCTGGATGCTCGGTCCGTGGGTCGTCGACATGCTGGGCAGGGTGCTGAGCCGCTTCGCGCGCCGCCCGGCGACACTGCTCGCGGCGCGCCGCCTCAGCGACGATCCGCGCGGGGCCTGGCGCACGGTCAGCGGGCTGGTGCTGGCGGGTCTGGTCGCCGGGTTCTTCACCGTGGGCCAGGTCGGCATCGTCGGCATGGACTATCCGGGTCAGGTCGCGGTGCGGGCGGAACACGCAAGCCCGCGCGAACTCGCAGGACAGGCGCGCGAACTGCTCGCCGGGGCCGGAGTGAAGGCGACCGTGAAGACGGCGAGCGCCGACGACTGGGACGGCCTCCTGAACGGGTCGAAGGGTGTCGTGGCCCACGTCGAGGGCGGCCGGGCCCAGCTGGACGCCGCCACGACCGCGCTGTCCTCGATCTCGCCGGGGAACCAGCCGTTCACACAGGACCACGTCAACGCCGAGGGAGACGTCACGACCCGGCTCATCGGCGAGATGGGGCTCGCGGTCCTGGCCCTGGGGTTCCTGGTCGCCGCCGCCTCCGCCGGGCTCACCGCGGCGGCCACGGTGCTCGACCGGCGCCGGGTGTACGGTCTGCTGCGGCTCGCCGGTACCCCGCTGAAGGTCCTCGACCGGGCGCGGATCCGGGAGACCGCGCTGCCCCTGGTGGTGCTCGCCGGGGGTACGACGGCGACCGGTATCTACGCCGGGCTGAAGGTCAACGACATGTTCCACCTCTCGCCCGGCTCCTCGGGCGCGGTACGCCTCGCGATCTGCGTCGGCCTCGGCACGGTGACGATGTTCGCGGCCCTCGCCGGGAGCAGGCCGCTGCTGCGCCGCGTCACCGCCGAGCGGGCACAGGATCCCGACTGA